A segment of the Triticum urartu cultivar G1812 chromosome 1, Tu2.1, whole genome shotgun sequence genome:
TTGCTCCTGGTCGATCTTTACTCGCTGAATCTGGATGCGGCCTGCAGATGGCGTCCTCTGCTGGTAATGGCAAGGAGATGGCCGCGCTCGAGTCCGGCCATgggtcgtcctcctcctcctcctcgtcgccggccgctGCTGCCAAGATGACGGCGGTGGCGGGGAAACCGCGCCCCTTCACCTGGACAGGGCCTGCCATTGTTATGGGTAAGTAACCAACGACGACGACGATTTCCATTGATTCATGTGGCTGAATGAATGACTGGCTGTGGTGTGCAGGCTTCGAGTTGCTGGAGAGCATCGCCTTCTCCGGCGTTGCGCTGAACCTGGTCATCTACCTGGGCACCGTGCTCCATGGCACCACCGCCTTCAACGCCGCCCACGTCGACACCTGGAACGGCACCACCTTCATCGTCCCCGTCCtcggcgccttcctcgccgacAGCTGCTGGGGCAAGTACAACACCATCGTCGTCTCGCTCCTCTTCTACCTCGCCGTCAGTATCCTCCTCTTATCTTCATGACTTCACTTGTGATTCCGTCAGGCAAAAGTCGTACTGTAGTTGAGATTGATGGGGAAATGAAATGTCGATCGATGGATGCAGGGCCTCGTGCTGCTCACCCTGTCCGCGGCGATCTCGCCCTTCCGGCCGTCGTCGTGCCAGGGGCTCTCGTGCCCGCCGGCCTCACGGACCCAGTTCTCCGTCTTCTTCGCGGCGCTGTACTTGACCTCCATCGGCACGGGGGGCGTCAAGTCGGCGCTGCTCCCGTTCGGGGCGGAGCAGTACGACGACAGCAGCCCGGAGGAGAGCCGGAGGAAGCAGTCCTTCTTCACCTGGTTCTTCGGCGCCATCAACCTCGGCATCTTCGTGGCCGGGACGCTCGTGTCCTGGCTGCAGCAGAACGTGTCCTGGGCGCTCGGCTTCGGCGTCTCCGCGCTCTGCCTGCTCCTGGCGGCCGCGGGCTTCCTGGCCGGCACGCCCTGGTACAGGGTGCAGCTCCCCGCCGGCAGCCCGCTCAGGGACATCCTCAGGGTGGTGGTGGCGTCCGTCAAGAAGAGGAAGACCAGGCTGCCTGCAGCCGCGGGTCAAGGTGACCTTGGCCTGCACGAGGTGGCGGAAGACGACGACCTGCAGAAGCTGGCGCACACCAAGGGGCTCAGGTGCCTGGACAAGGCCGCGGCGAAGGGCGGCGACGGCCGCGAAGGCCCGTGGAATCTGTGCACGGTGAGCGAGGTGGAGGCCGTCAAGATCCTGGCGCGCATGGTGCCCATCTGGGTGACGTGCGTGCTCTACGCGGCGTCCCTGGGGCAGATGACCACCACCTTCATCCAGCAGGGGATGACCATGGACAACAAGCTGCTCGGGAAGGTGAAGGTGCCGGTGGCGTCGATGGTGTCGATCGAGGTGGTGTTCATGCTGCTGTGGGTGCTTCTGCACGACGCCGTCATCATGCCGCTCGCCAGGAGATGGGGCCGAGCCGGGAGCGCCGGGCTGTCCCAGCTCCAGCGGATGGGCGTGGGGAGGGTCCTGGTGGTTCTGGCGATGGCGACGGCGGCGCTGGTGGAGAGCCGGCGGCTGCACGTGGCCGGCGCGGGCAGGAAGATGGGCATCGCGTGGCAGGTGCCGCAGTTCGTGCTGGTGGCCGGGTCGGACGTGTTCTGCGGGATCGCGCAGCTGGAGTTCTTCTACGGGGAGGCGCCGGCGTCGATGCGCAGCATCTGCTCCGCCTTCTCCTTCCTCGCGCTGTCGCTGGGGTTCTACGTCAACTCGGTGGTGGTGACCGCGGTGGCGGCGCTGAGGCCCGGGTGGCTGGCGCGCGACCTCAACGAGGGGCACCTGGACTACTACTTCTGGCTGTGGGCCGTCATCAGCGCCGGCAACCTGCTGCTCTACCTGCTGCTTGCCGCCCGGTACACGCCCAAGCAAGTCCTCCGCCACTCGCCATAGCCGCCGGCACCGAGTTAGCTAATGCACTGCTCCGTACTACTGTATGATGAAATGTCTGAATGATGATGTAACTTGGACACATCACGCCGTAGAAGTCTTGCCGGATATAACTCTTGTTTTGTACATGTTCAGAGAGTGTCGTTAACGTTAACTAAGCTGGGAGATATGTAAGGGCAATTTTATCTTTTAGCAAAACAATGGGTGAATGATTTTCAGTTCTTTGTCCTTAGGATGAATGCAATCATAGTTTCTTGGTTATACTGTAATCGCATAAGGTTTTCTTGCGTACAATTTGTTTTCTGAAAAGCATAATTTTCTGCAACAATACTCTTGCTACGAACCttttcttctctaactttctaCAACAAGAGTCATGTTACAAAAATCTCTTCTTCTCTAATTTTCTACAACAAAACATCTGATGCAAAATATTCTCTTATTTAATTTACTGCAACAAGACCCTTATTGCAAAACTTTTTCTTCTCTATTTTTCTGCAACAAGACCCTTGATACAAAACTTCTTCTCTATTTGTTTGTAACAAGACTCTTGTTGCAAAACTTCCATTGCAATAGACCCAACATCTCTAACTTCTTCTATGTATTCCTGCAACAAGACTGTTGTTGCCAAAACTTGCAAGACCGCCGACGGCTGCAACTCGAAGAGAGCAACCCGTGGTCTCTGCATCACCCCATTTATTGCGGTATACTTTTTCGAAACAGGTGCTCAGTTATAAGAACTGTAGTACGGAGCACTCTGCATGGTCAGATGAGATTCAACGCATGGATAGGAGAGATAAAAATATGCGGCCATTTCGTCAGAGATAGAGATGGAAAGAAGCGGTGCGCTTACCCATCAAAACATGTGTCAAAGCATAGAACGTGGTGGATGTGAGAGGAAAGATCGATCGGTTGACCACTAGCTTTTTCCAATTTCAATTTAGTTTTAAAGGTTATCGTAGTTTTATGGCAAGGGGCTTCTAAAGGCAAACATATTGGTTTCAATCGACAAGTAGTGTCAATGTAAATGATTGTTATCAACCTACCGATGGATATTGATAGGTTCCTCCACCTTGTCTCCTTCCTATTCCAAACACTCCTCTCCCAGATGTCATATCCGCCCGACTGCTACTCGTCTCGCGGTTCCTCATGTGTCCCCCTCCTTCGATCCCCTCCCAAGTGTCCTCCTCCATGACAGTTAGTGGCCTGGAGCTCGCGCCATGGGCATACTCTAGAGTGGTGTTTGAGTTGAATACATGCTGCTTCATGGATACCTCACTATGGAGCTTGAGTTCGCACCACCGAGCTCCAACGGATATCATGGTAGAATGGAATGAGTCAAGGATTGCCTAATATAGCTCTAACAGGCACTTGGTGTGTCGGGTTCATGGTTAGCGAGCCAGCTCGAATTCAACAAAAGGCGGCGCCTGCATTGTGATGGTGAGAGGGCTGTGAAAACCAAGATTTTTCGATGTTGCGTACTGTTGGACATGCTGCAAATGTGCATGGTGTTTTGTTTTGTACACATAGCTTCATCAATTAATGCTCAATCTTCATTTGAAGCTTGAGCTCAACTTGCGAGCTTCTCCTTGGGATGTCAACATTTGATGTTTAAACTCTAACTTGAGCTTGGTCACTTGAATGAcattgcccttggtcttgttcactTGATTGAGGGACATGTTCTTGGATAGGAAGTTGATCTTCAAGTATGAATTGATCTTGATCATTGTGTTAACCTTTTTGTTGAGGTAGGAGGTTCTACGTGTGTTGAACTTGACTCTTCTCCTTCATCACTTGAGCTTGTTCAATGTGTAAGATGTTTACAACACCCATGTCCTTGTAGCTTCAGAAGAATCTATATCACCTACGACACTGGGAACAACTTGCTCCACTTGGGATCCATTATCTTCATCAAAATCCACAACACAAGATTTTTCAACACGTTTGACGAATTTATTGTAGAATTTTGAGTGTTTGACACATATCCAACAAATATGTCCTAAGTAGATCTAGATGCAAGTTTAGCTAACTGAGAAGCTTGGGAAGGATTGATGGTCACCTCAAGGCAAACCACTAGCTATTTGAGCTCCTACTTTGTGTTGGAGGCTCAAAGGAGAAGAAGGCAATACTTTGTGTTGTGGGGGGTACTTGTGTTCCCTATACCTCTCCAACGAAGATTATTATTTCTCCAAGTGTGTGAAATGGGGGATAATTCCTTCAACTCCAACTTGTGGTTATTTTGTGCCTCATCATTTACTATCTTCAAGTTATTGCTAGCTTTGTTTACTTGTGGATCTTGTGCACCTAGCTTTATCTTGTCATATAGGTTGTATCCTGTATTTGCATATTTAGATAACTTACTTTATCCACAATTAGTAAAGGCaattaaaaagaaaaaagatgtaGCCGCCTTTCAACCCCCTCCTCTCATCCTCCTATCGGCATATTCGAACCCTCAATCCTGCATGTAAACCTAGGCATGGGCAGCCCGACCCGACTACCCGGCCCGAAAAACCCGGGCCGGGCCGGGTCAAGCTTCACATTCGGGCTGGGCTCGGGCTCGGGCTTTGTTTTGCAGCCCGAAAGATAGTTCGGGCCAGGCTCGGGCTCCAGTTTTTCTGTATTTCGGGTCGGGCTTGCATGTGCGCGTACTAAAAAACAACATTCGGGCCGGGCTTTCGGGCTTCGGACTTGATTTCAGGCTAGGCTCGGGCTTGAAAACATGGAGTATTTCGGGCTTCAGGCCGGGCTCGGGCTTGAGAAATGAAGGTCGGGCTTTTACaagcccggcccggcccgacTTTTGCCCGGGTTTACCTGCATACACAGTTGTTTGTAGTGGCCACTCTGAGACATGTCGTGTCCAATAGACCTGCCACATCAAATAGATCATTCTTGGTGGAGGTCGTTCATTGTATTCGCGGTGAACGAACCACAAACTCTACCTTGATACAAACCAATCTATGCGAGAAAATACACCAAAGGAAGAGGCAGATATGAGAAAATTTAGAACAACTTGGCCACCATTACCAAGTGTTCCGCTGCTATCACTCATCATCTCTAGTCGACTTAGCTCTTGTACGAATGTATTACTTGATTTGTCGTGTGTAAGATTGTGAGACGGTTTTAAGCTTTTGTCTTGAAGCGAGTTTTTAAATCTTTGTGTCTACTATATATCTTTGCGTTTGATGAATCAAATTTATATGTTAATTTCCACCTTTTATTTTGTTTCGTAGTATAGGATTCTTTGGATTTTACCATGTTCACGCACCTTCTTTGTTTTGGAGTTCAAGGAAAGAACACCAATTTATGGTGATAAAATCACATCAATTAACGTGATAAAACATTACCATAAAGGAGTAAAACACCTGGGAGAAGAGATAGCTCATGCAGGAGCCTCCATAGCACAAAACGGCCCATCGCTGCCTCTGCTTGGTCAACTACTTCCTTGTGCAGATACATCGGGGATCAGAGACTCCTAGCCACCAGAAACACAACGGAAACGAAGAACTCTAGCCTTCGGAAGGATTCTAGAGGGGCAATTGATCAAGGGACTCTGTCGTCGCACCACCGCATTGACGTGGCTTGAgactacgtcagtatttccccaaagaggaaggggtgatgcagcacagctacggtaagtatttccctcagttgtGAAACGAAGgttatcaatcaagtaggagaaccaagcaacactatgtaaatggtacctgcacacaaagaacaaatacttgcaacccgacacgtaagaggggttgtcattTCCTCCTCGGTAAAAagatagattaaattgtatgagattGGATAAATAATATGAATAAAACACAAAGTAaaataagtaaataaaaagtgcagcaaggtatttttgggtttttggaataatatatctgaaaacaatatgataaaagatagaccccggggccgtcgatttcactagtggcttctctcgagaaaataacatatggtgggtaaacaaattattgttgggcaattgatagaagaacaaataattatgatgacatccaaggcaatgatcatgaatataggcatcacgtcgaagattagtaaaccgactcctgcctgcatctactactattactccacacatcgaccgctatccagcatgcatctagtgtattaagttcatgaagaaatggagtaatgcaataagaacaacgACATGATGTACACacgatctattcatgtaggaataggccccatatttttatccttaataggaatgatacatacgtgccttgctaccctttctgtcacttggtgaggacaccgcaagatcgaacccatcacaaagcacctcttcccattacaagaaaatcaatctagttggccaaaccaaaccaaagttttagagaagaaatacgaggctataaataatcatgcatataagagatcaaagaagactcaaataatattcatggatatagatctgatcataaactcaaactTCATCAGATcgcaacaaacacaccgcaacaagtcattacatcaaatagatatccaagaacaacaaggagaacattgtattgagaatcaaaaagagagaaaaagccatctagtTGATGACTAGggacccataggtctatggtgaactactcacacatcatcggaggagcaccaatgaggatgatgaacccctccgtgatcgtgttcccctctggcagagtgccggaatagggctctagattggatctcgtggttctgcaacttgcggtggctggaattgtgttttgtcgactcccctagggtttctcaAATATTTGTGTATTTATAGAGTTGAGAGGCGGTGGAGGAGACCCCTGTGGGCCCCACAACCCATCAGGGCACGCCAGGGCCTCTGGCGCGCCCTCGTGTCTTTTGGGCCCCACGGGCCTCCCCCATGGTGTTTCCTTGGCTCCCaagttgtcttctggtccaaaaaaatctccaaatAGTTTCgctccgtttggactccgtttgctAGGGATATTCTGTGaaataaaaacaagcaaaaaacaacaactggcattgggcactatgtcaataggttagtcccaaaaagtGATATAAAGtggctataaaatgattgtaaaacatccaagaatgataatataacaacattgaacaataaaaaattatagatacattggggATGTATCAGCATaccaagcttaatttctgctcgtcctcgagtaggtaaattataaacagaatttttgatgttgaatgctgcctaacatgttcatcacatattcttttcttttgtagcatggacatttggacttttagaCGGTTCAAAACAATAGTCTATATTTGACATGAAGacttcaatactcaagcatatcaacgagcaaaccatgtctttcaaaatatcaaaactaaagaaagttatccctagcccatcatgctcaatcattcaTCCATTCAAAAAAaacactcgaatattagctacacccaatgcacaagtacgatcatagtgctccctagttggtgctttataagagaagacgGAGACCCAAGCTCGCCACTCATTTTTAACTTTGTTGTGGATGCCCTGGCGGCCATGATTAATAAAGCGAGGGCAGCGGGGCACATTAAAGGTCTTGTAGCCCACCTTATTCATGGTGGGGTTACGCATCTGCAATACGCAGATGATACGATGCTCTTATTCGAACCCGACGACCACATCATAGCTACCATCAAGTTACTACTGCTCGCTTTTGAGATTTTATCGGGGCTTAAGATCAACTTTCTGAAGAGCGAAGTGATCACCATTGGGATGGATGATCTAGCAAGCACTCGGATTGCGAATCTACTTAATTGCAAGCTAGGGAGCTTCCCGATTAAATACTTGGGTCTTCCGATCTCGACCAAGAAACTAACCATAGCGGAATGGAGCTGCTGTATGGGAAAGTCGCTAACAGAGTGAGCCCTTGGAGGGGCAGGTTTATGTCCTCGGCGGCGAGGCTTATCCTCACCAACTCGAGCTTATCCTCCCTTCCTATTTTAATAATGGGAATGTTCCTACTTGCGGATGGGGTTCACGCTAGAGTCGATACTCCGCGCTCCCGGTTCTTTTGGGAAGGAGCTGGGACCAAGCGCAAGTACCACTTAGTGAAATGGGCAGCGGTTTGTAGGCCCAAAAAATTTGGCGGCCTGGGTATTATGAACTCTAAACTCATGAACGTGGCCCTGCTTGCTAAGTGGTGGTGGCGTCTCGCCCAAAATGAGTTGGGACTCTGGGCAGACATCCTCCGGGCTAAATATTTCCCGGACGGGAATTTGTTCAAGGCCAAAAGCAACGGTTCGGCCTTTTGGAACGGGGTCCAAGCGGTCCGACCGGCCTTTACAGTGGGTGCACAGTTCTGTGTAAACGATGGCAAGTCCACATGCTTCTGGCTCGATCATTGGTGGGGTCAGGAACCGCTGTGGCAATCTCACCCGGAGCTGTACAAATTGGCAACAGACACCAACATTACGATGGTCGATGCTCTGCGAGTCCAGCCGCCGGCCATCTCTTTTATTAGGACGCTAGAGGCAACGGAGGCCGCTTGCTGGGACGCGTTGGCGGCTAACTTGGGAGGGCTGACTAGTAGTAATGGTGCGGATACGATTACGTGGAAGTTGACCTCTTCCAATAAATTTACGGTCAAGTCCCTGTACGACAAGCTCTCCGAGGGTGCTACGCTGGATATAGCTAGGGGCTATGGAAGGCTGGCATTCCTCTCAAAATCAAGATCTTCTTATGGCAAATGTTTCACAACCGCTTACCTACTTCGGATAACGTGGCCAAACGCAACGGGCCAGCTGACGGAACGTGCACCACTTGCGGTTTAGGGGGAAACGCGAATCATGTGTTCTTTGGCTGTGTGCTCGCTAGATTTGCGTGGAGTGCGGTTAGAGACGCTTTCAAACAAAATTGGTATCCATAGTCTAGCCATGATGTTCTGGATATCTTAACATCACAAAGAGGGGCCAATGCTAGGATCGTTTGGAGATGCGTTGGGGCGCTACTTTGGTCCCTTTGGACGGTTCGGAACAAAATTACGATAGAGCACAAGTTTCCGGACCACCCTGCTGATATCATTTTCAAATGTCACATTTTCCTTCAGGTATGGGCACCGCTGGGAAAGAAGCGTGACGTCGACCGCATGAACGAGACTATGGAGCCGATCAAGACGACTATGGTGAAGGCACGACAAGGATGATGGCTTGATCATGAGACCTCTACTTTTAGCTATCTTACGTCTCGATGCTCCGCTTTTGCGCTATGAAACTTTTGGCTATGGCCTTCTTATCTTTATTCTGAGCCGTGGGCTTGTTGACTGTTTTATTCGGTTTGTAAGACTTATTATGTGTGGATCCTGCCTGGtggctttattaatttaaagccgGACGCTTCTAGCGTCTATGTTCCAAAAAAAGAGAAGacggagactcaaataaaaaaattgcataaaatAAAATAGATAGGCCGTTCGCacagggaagcagagatttgtagaggttcCAGAGCTCAAATCTTAAATTGAGAGATAATTTTTTTAGAGGCATGCTTTTCCCATCAACGAAAATGACTGAGTAATTTctaatactttccatgctagatacatcataggcggttcccaaatataaaataaagtttattcctttttccaccattctATCACAatcatggctagccgtatccaggggtgccttccataccaatactttccaaggaatttattatttgacaacataaagtaaatttatGTTTcctttcgggactgggcatccctattaccgccgtactctcatgcaatgacaagtgaataaacactcatcttgaaaATAACACATCTAGGATGgaaaaatattggccaccccccGCCGCTTCATGAGAAGTACGGGCACACAAAAAagaaattcattttgaaaattagagttggcacatacaaatttacttagaacgacACGAAAAtgccgcatataggtaggtatggtggactcatatggcataactggtttaaggattttggatgcacaagtagtattcccacTTACTGCAAAtggaggctagcaaatagattgagaagcaaccaaccaagaaaagAAAATTCTCATAaatgagcattaagcataattaacaccgaataatgcaccacaagtaggatgtaatttcattgcataactattgactttcgtgcttgcatagggcatcacaaaccttaacagcaatattcttactaaagcataattattcaccaacatgactcacatattactatcatcatatctcaaaactattacaaagaatcaagtttattttgtccaatgatcttgatgaaagtttttattatacccctcttgaatatctatcactttgggactagtttcatatatttccattgcttttgacaagctcgaacaaatttaagtgaagaacatgagcataaaaattttcatctctcaaaataatataagtgaatcatgagagaatttcttaaaaaaattactAACTGTCAAATAAAtcaagtgaagcatgagagtatttcttcaaaaaaattaaaGCACATCATGCTCAAAAAAAATAAGTGAAGCagtagagcaattccatagctcaatttttttaagtgaagcacataatgcaattctaacaaatcatagcataattttggctccctcaaataggtgtgtccagcatggataattgtgacaaactaaaaagcaaaaaaaacaaaagaatCATATAATACAAGAGGCaacaagcaaaactcatgatatgtgatacgtccattttgcatcatgcttttatatcgatatttattgcattatgggctgttattacacattatgtcacaatacttatgcctattctctcttattttacaaggtttgcacgaagggggagaatgccggcagctggaattctgggctggaaaaggagcaaatattagagacctattctgcacaactccaaaagtcctgaaactccatagAAGTCAGTTTTGGATTacataaaaaatattgggtgaagaaagcaccggagcggggccacccaccatccacgagagtgggggcacgccccctatctcgtgggcccacctggcaggccttcggtgcccatctttggctatatggagtctttctccctagaaaaatcataagcaagctttcgggagaaacaccgccgccacgaggcggaaccttggcggaaccaatctagggctctggcggagctgttctaccggggaaacatccctccgggagggggaaatcaccaccattgtcatcaccatcgatcctctcatcgggagggggtcaatctccatcaacatcttcaccaacaccatctcatctcaaaccctagttcatctcttgtatccaatctttgtcccaaaacctcagattggtacccgtgggttgctagtagtgttgattactccttgtagttgatgctagttggtttacttggtggaagatcatatgttcagatcctttatgcatattaatacccctatgattatgaacatgaatatgctatGTGTGTAgctacgtttgttcctgaggacatgggagaagtcttgctataagtagtcatgtgaatttggtattcattcgatattttgatgagatgtatgttgtctttcctctagtggtgtcatgtgaacgtcgaatacatgacacttcaccattgtttgggcctaggggaaggcattgggaagtatgatgggttgctagagtgatagaagcttaaaccctaggttatgcgttgcttcataaggggctgatttggatccatatgtttcatgctatgttaggtttaccttaatacttcttttgtagttgcggatgattgcaagaggggttaatcataagtgggatgcttgtccaaggaagggcagtacccaagcaccggtccacccacatatcaaactatcaaagtaacgaacgcgaatcatatgagcgtgatgaaaactagcttgacgataattctcatgtgtccttgggagcgctttcctttatataagagtttgtctaggcttgtccctTGCTAcgaaaaggattgggccatcttgctgaaccttatttacttttgttacttgttacccattacaaattaccttatcacaaaactatctgttaccgataatttcagtgcttgcagagaataccttattgaaaactgcttgtcatttccttctgctcctcgttgggtttgacactcttacttatcgaaaggactatgatagatcccctatacttctgggtcatcaagactcttttctggctccgttgccggggagtgaagcgcctttggtaagtggaatttgctaaggaaaaaaattatatagtgtgctgaaatttactgtcacttgttactatggaaagtaatcctttgaggggcttgtttggggtatcttcaccccgaccagtagagcaaagagttccTCCTCACCCTGCTGAATctactaaaaatgtttactttgaaattccttcgggtatgatagagaaactgctagctaatccttttataggagatggaacattgcatcccgatttgtacttaatctatgtggatgaagtttgtggattatttaagcttgcaggtatgcccgaggatgttatcaagaagaaggtcttccctttatctttgaagggaaaggcattgacatagTTTAGGCtgtgtgatgatattggatcatggaactacaaccgattgaaattggaatttcatcagaagttttatcctatgcatctggttcatcgtgatcataattatatatataatttttggcctcgtgaaggagaaagcatcgctcaagcttgggggagggttaagtcaatgttatattcatgccccaatcatgagctctcaagagaaattattattaaaaaattatgctcggctttctctcaaatcgctccatgctcgatacttcttgtattggatcttttatgatgaagactattgaattcaaatgggatttattggaaataattaaacgcaactctgaagattgggaactcgatgaaggtaaggagtcaggtataacacctaagtttgattgtgttaaatcttctatggataccaatgctttccgtttaatttagcactaaatatggacttgactctgagatagtagcttctttctgtgaatcatttgctactcatgttgatctccctaaggagaactggcttaaatatcatcctcccattgaagtaaaagtagttgaacctattaaagttgaagaaaagactatcacttataatgttgatcctattgttcctaccgcttatattgagaaaccacctttccctacaagaataaaggatcatgctaaagcttcaactgtggttcgtaggagtaatactagaacacctacaccctctgagaaaactaaagttgaacctagtattgctatggttaaagatctcttggttgataatattgatggg
Coding sequences within it:
- the LOC125511818 gene encoding protein NRT1/ PTR FAMILY 8.3-like isoform X1, whose product is MDGAKAHGPAPPARPRPPLTDESLEPSVFAPGRSLLAESGCGLQMASSAGNGKEMAALESGHGSSSSSSSSPAAAAKMTAVAGKPRPFTWTGPAIVMGFELLESIAFSGVALNLVIYLGTVLHGTTAFNAAHVDTWNGTTFIVPVLGAFLADSCWGKYNTIVVSLLFYLAGLVLLTLSAAISPFRPSSCQGLSCPPASRTQFSVFFAALYLTSIGTGGVKSALLPFGAEQYDDSSPEESRRKQSFFTWFFGAINLGIFVAGTLVSWLQQNVSWALGFGVSALCLLLAAAGFLAGTPWYRVQLPAGSPLRDILRVVVASVKKRKTRLPAAAGQGDLGLHEVAEDDDLQKLAHTKGLRCLDKAAAKGGDGREGPWNLCTVSEVEAVKILARMVPIWVTCVLYAASLGQMTTTFIQQGMTMDNKLLGKVKVPVASMVSIEVVFMLLWVLLHDAVIMPLARRWGRAGSAGLSQLQRMGVGRVLVVLAMATAALVESRRLHVAGAGRKMGIAWQVPQFVLVAGSDVFCGIAQLEFFYGEAPASMRSICSAFSFLALSLGFYVNSVVVTAVAALRPGWLARDLNEGHLDYYFWLWAVISAGNLLLYLLLAARYTPKQVLRHSP
- the LOC125511818 gene encoding protein NRT1/ PTR FAMILY 8.3-like isoform X2, with translation MDGAKAHGPAPPARPRPPLTDEMASSAGNGKEMAALESGHGSSSSSSSSPAAAAKMTAVAGKPRPFTWTGPAIVMGFELLESIAFSGVALNLVIYLGTVLHGTTAFNAAHVDTWNGTTFIVPVLGAFLADSCWGKYNTIVVSLLFYLAGLVLLTLSAAISPFRPSSCQGLSCPPASRTQFSVFFAALYLTSIGTGGVKSALLPFGAEQYDDSSPEESRRKQSFFTWFFGAINLGIFVAGTLVSWLQQNVSWALGFGVSALCLLLAAAGFLAGTPWYRVQLPAGSPLRDILRVVVASVKKRKTRLPAAAGQGDLGLHEVAEDDDLQKLAHTKGLRCLDKAAAKGGDGREGPWNLCTVSEVEAVKILARMVPIWVTCVLYAASLGQMTTTFIQQGMTMDNKLLGKVKVPVASMVSIEVVFMLLWVLLHDAVIMPLARRWGRAGSAGLSQLQRMGVGRVLVVLAMATAALVESRRLHVAGAGRKMGIAWQVPQFVLVAGSDVFCGIAQLEFFYGEAPASMRSICSAFSFLALSLGFYVNSVVVTAVAALRPGWLARDLNEGHLDYYFWLWAVISAGNLLLYLLLAARYTPKQVLRHSP
- the LOC125511818 gene encoding protein NRT1/ PTR FAMILY 8.3-like isoform X3; this translates as MASSAGNGKEMAALESGHGSSSSSSSSPAAAAKMTAVAGKPRPFTWTGPAIVMGFELLESIAFSGVALNLVIYLGTVLHGTTAFNAAHVDTWNGTTFIVPVLGAFLADSCWGKYNTIVVSLLFYLAGLVLLTLSAAISPFRPSSCQGLSCPPASRTQFSVFFAALYLTSIGTGGVKSALLPFGAEQYDDSSPEESRRKQSFFTWFFGAINLGIFVAGTLVSWLQQNVSWALGFGVSALCLLLAAAGFLAGTPWYRVQLPAGSPLRDILRVVVASVKKRKTRLPAAAGQGDLGLHEVAEDDDLQKLAHTKGLRCLDKAAAKGGDGREGPWNLCTVSEVEAVKILARMVPIWVTCVLYAASLGQMTTTFIQQGMTMDNKLLGKVKVPVASMVSIEVVFMLLWVLLHDAVIMPLARRWGRAGSAGLSQLQRMGVGRVLVVLAMATAALVESRRLHVAGAGRKMGIAWQVPQFVLVAGSDVFCGIAQLEFFYGEAPASMRSICSAFSFLALSLGFYVNSVVVTAVAALRPGWLARDLNEGHLDYYFWLWAVISAGNLLLYLLLAARYTPKQVLRHSP